In Elusimicrobiaceae bacterium, the genomic stretch AATGAATTTTTCTCAGGCGCGGGAAATTGTGTGGGCCTCTTCCGTATTTACCACCCACACACCGGTAATTGCCGGAAACGAACATTTTGATCCTATGCTCGTGCGCAAATACATGGAATATTACGCCCAACAAATGGGAATTTCCTGGGAAGACTTTTTGGCGCTTGGAAAAGAAAAATCCGATTCAACTACTTTCTGCATGACCGTTTTGGCATTACGTTTAACTGCCTATGCCAACGGAGTGGCCAAATTGCACGGAAAAGTCAGCCGTGAAATGTGGCGCAACTTGTGGCCGCAACTGCCCATCAACGAAGTGCCCATTGACAGTATTACCAACGGGATACATAGTTCCTCTTGGATTTCGCATGAAATCAATGATTTATATCGCAAATATCTCTATAACAATAACCAACTCGACGAAATAGACCCGTCCAAACAAGAAATATGGAATAAAGTGGCTGACATTCCCGATGAAGATTTGTGGAGTGTGCATAACCAACGCAAAGTCAAGCTCATCAATATGGCACGCACACGCTTAAAACAGCAGCTCAAACGTCAGGGTTTTGACGTTATGACCGTCAACAAAGCCAATCGTGTCTTAAAACCGGAAGTATTAACCATCGGTTTTGCCCGCCGCTTTGCGACTTACAAACGGGCCACCTTACTGTTTAAAGATTTAGACCGGTTGGATAAAATCGTCAATAACCCGTTGCGCCCGGTGCAATTCGTTTTCGCCGGAAAAGCACATCCGGCCGATACGATGGGAAAAGAATTTATTAAGACCATCTACAATTTAACGCAAAACGATCCTCGCTTCAAAAATAAAATTGTATTTATGGAAGATTACAATATGAACACCGCCCGCTATATGGTGCAAGGCGTCGATGTGTGGCTTAATAACCCCATCCGCCCCATGGAAGCAAGCGGTACGTCCGGCATGAAAGCCGCCGTGAACGGAGCACTTGCCTTGTCCATTTTGGACGGCTGGTGGGACGAAGTGGGCCCGTGTGATTTCGGCTGGTCAATTGGCGGCGCGGAAAAATACGGCTCCGATGCGGAACGTGATGCGGTGGAGGCGGAATCTCTCTATAACTTATTAGAGCAAGAAATTGCTCCCGCTTATTATGCCAAGAATGAAAAAGGATTCTCCCCCACCTGGCTTGCGTTAATGAAGAAATCTATTCAGCAAATTGCACCTTTCTTCAATACCAACCGTATGGTCAAAGAGTATTATGAAAAATTCTATGTGGGTGCACATAATTTTGGCCAGGGTTTGGCACAAAATGATACCGCCGTACAAGTGGCTGCTTGGCGTAAGAAAATTATGGATAACTGGTATCGTGTCAATGTGACAGACATTACTCCTTCCTTTGACAAAGCCATTTTAATGGGAGACAAATTAAATTTCAAAGCAAAAGTATTTTTGGGTAA encodes the following:
- the glgP gene encoding alpha-glucan family phosphorylase, producing the protein MKIHSFNVQPNLPENIKFLEELANDMWFTWNWPAIMLFMQIDSKLWTDSHRNPKWMLGCVPQKRLEELSKDAQFVAQVNQVKDAYYAYKNNPHTWYHEHKQEQGNMLTAYFSMEYGIGEGLPIYSGGLGMLAGDHIKSASDLGMPIIGVGLFYKKGYVQQVLNREGWQNEEYPDNDWAHMAVERVLNQEGKEITVDIPLGFNENVKACIWRVDVGRTQLYLLDTNLQENTPAQRLITEKLYGGDRENRIRQEVVLGIGGVKALAAMGLHPTVYHINEGHSAFLLIQRILDIMQARQMNFSQAREIVWASSVFTTHTPVIAGNEHFDPMLVRKYMEYYAQQMGISWEDFLALGKEKSDSTTFCMTVLALRLTAYANGVAKLHGKVSREMWRNLWPQLPINEVPIDSITNGIHSSSWISHEINDLYRKYLYNNNQLDEIDPSKQEIWNKVADIPDEDLWSVHNQRKVKLINMARTRLKQQLKRQGFDVMTVNKANRVLKPEVLTIGFARRFATYKRATLLFKDLDRLDKIVNNPLRPVQFVFAGKAHPADTMGKEFIKTIYNLTQNDPRFKNKIVFMEDYNMNTARYMVQGVDVWLNNPIRPMEASGTSGMKAAVNGALALSILDGWWDEVGPCDFGWSIGGAEKYGSDAERDAVEAESLYNLLEQEIAPAYYAKNEKGFSPTWLALMKKSIQQIAPFFNTNRMVKEYYEKFYVGAHNFGQGLAQNDTAVQVAAWRKKIMDNWYRVNVTDITPSFDKAILMGDKLNFKAKVFLGNLAPEDVQVELYLGTRGALGDIDKEDAVDMNCTGKDGEAYIYDVQISPFNSGRQDYALRILPACDKVPNVLMPFFIRWEE